A single Caretta caretta isolate rCarCar2 chromosome 2, rCarCar1.hap1, whole genome shotgun sequence DNA region contains:
- the LRRC14 gene encoding leucine-rich repeat-containing protein 14, which yields MHSLVFLCAQKVVSHHSTVHGALEFIPKELYPVLFKAAFMNKKTLVLQDLVQTWPFPVLSFQKLLRKCQHCDRALLQEKPNKLCVQTVILGVVAYLNEALEDRLHSQSKRQRLQVLDMTGLQDDGIDQGPESMSLWSRTVTLAKACIDISKHQSKCTKRTPKRRKGPYSSSVALLPPQPVSVEVHVDLFVNSTSYGVLKDALQNNANSMLRLKCRDFRAEELPIASTVGLLEFLDPTGVRQVDLRFNNLGLSGLRVILPHMAKFTNLVSLKLPYSNIDVRRLSAGMEGSLHYFATQLSRLSCLKELNLGSSRLSGKLRQLLGDLQGPLESLELAFCYLLPNDLAYLSQSLHTPTLKKLDLSGNNLSDSLLQPFQHLLEEASSSLLHLDIMECRLMDIHLESLLPALCRCSQLRYLGVFGNPLSTRGLKNLLQRTMGLLYLQLVIYPYPVDCYSENLPWPPTSSNLLNGSVDEEKFSRVSAELQQMLLTASRTDAIWTTNLCRHNTLDYFNL from the exons atgCACTCCCTCGTGTTCCTCTGTGCACAGAAGGTGGTTTCCCATCACTCCACGGTGCACGGTGCCTTGGAGTTCATCCCAAAGGAGTTGTATCCAGTCTTGTTCAAAGCAGCTTTCATGAACAAGAAGACCCTCGTGCTGCAAGATCTGGTGCAGACATGGCCTTTCCCAGTACTGAGTTTCCAGAAGCTTTTGCGGAAGTGTCAGCATTGTGACCGTGCTCTGCTCCAGGAAAAGCCCAACAAGCTATGTGTGCAGACTGTCATCCTGGGAGTGGTGGCCTACCTGAATGAGGCTCTTGAAGACAGACTCCACAGCCAAAG CAAGAGGCAGCGCCTGCAGGTTCTGGACATGACAGGGCTTCAGGATGATGGAATAGACCAGGGCCCAGAAAGCATGAGCCTGTGGTCCAGGACAGTGACCCTGGCAAAAGCCTGCATCGACATTTCCAAACACCAGAGCAAGTGCACGAAGCGCACCCCAAAGCGGAGGAAGGGCCCCTACAGCAGCTCGGTGGCTCTGCTGCCACCACAGCCTGTGTCTGTGGAAGTCCACGTGGATCTTTTTGTGAACAGCACCTCTTATGGAGTCCTTAAAGATGCCTTGCAGAATAATGCCAACAGCATGCTGCGGCTGAAGTGCCGGGATTTCCGGGCTGAGGAGCTGCCCATTGCAAGTACCGTGGGGCTCCTGGAGTTCCTGGATCCCACGGGTGTTCGGCAGGTAGATTTGAGATTCAATAACCTGGGGCTGTCTGGCCTGAGGGTGATTCTCCCGCACATGGCAAAATTCACCAATCTGGTCAGCCTGAAGCTGCCCTACAGCAACATTGATGTAAGACGGCTCTCAGCGGGGATGGAAGGAAGCCTCCACTACTTCGCCACCCAGCTCAGTAGATTGTCCTGTCTCAAGGAGCTGAATTTGGGCTCCTCCAGGCTTTCCGGAAAACTAAGGCAACTGCTGGG CGATTTGCAGGGTCCCTTGGAAAGCCTGGAGCTGGCCTTCTGCTACCTGCTCCCCAATGACCTCGCCTATCTTTCCCAAAGtcttcacacccccaccctgaaGAAGCTGGACCTCAGCGGCAACAACTTGTCTGACTCGCTTCTCCAGCCCTTCCAGCATCTCCTAGAAGAGGCCTCCTCATCCCTGCTCCACCTGGACATCATGGAGTGTCGCCTGATGGATATCCATCTGGAGTCGCTTCTCCCCGCCCTGTGCCGCTGCTCTCAACTTCGCTACCTGGGGGTGTTTGGCAACCCCCTCTCTACACGGGGGCTGAAGAACTTGCTGCAGAGGACCATGGGCCTATTGTACTTGCAGCTCGTCATTTACCCCTACCCTGTGGATTGCTACAGTGAGAACCTGCCATGGCCCCCCACCTCCTCTAACCTCTTgaatggttctgtggatgaagagaagtTTTCCAGGGTGAGTGCTGAGCTGCAACAGATGCTGCTGACTGCCAGCAGGACCGATGCCATCTGGACCACGAACTTATGCAGGCACAATACCTTAGATTATTTTAATTTGTAG